The following are from one region of the Nicotiana tomentosiformis chromosome 7, ASM39032v3, whole genome shotgun sequence genome:
- the LOC104092833 gene encoding stress-response A/B barrel domain-containing protein UP3-like, with the protein MKLIQQIVRSLSTTQLPLARSSQKIQIYSQNLRCSRKMLGLKTSGPAPPTPCSHFLSPNPTPTTFRHFKPYSSFRSIKMSAEQIVEHVVLFKAKPDVDPSKLSAMANNLNSLTSLSQVVHLSAGPLVRDRSSSFSFTHILHSRYKSKSDLADYSAHPDHVSVVKEYVLPVVDDIMAVDWIPTDFSGPIEVAPGSALRVTFLKLKENLGESEKSQVLSAIGGIKEKFPGIEQLTVGENFSPGRAKGFSIASIAVFKGVNELEALEAQTELANEQKEKVRDFLDGVVVVDYAVPPTQSASL; encoded by the coding sequence ATGAAGCTGATACAACAAATAGTCCGATCATTATCGACCACCCAACTACCACTAGCACGCAGCAGTCAAAAGATCCAAATTTACAGTCAAAACCTAAGGTGCAGTAGAAAAATGCTGGGTCTCAAAACGTCAGGACCTGCACCTCCAACACCTTGCTCTCACTTCTTATCCCCCAATCCTACCCCCACTActtttcgccattttaagccttaCTCCTCATTTCGTTCCATCAAAATGTCAGCTGAACAAATCGTCGAACACGTTGTGCTCTTCAAAGCCAAGCCTGATGTTGACCCTTCAAAGCTTAGCGCCATGGCCAACAACCTCAACAGCTTAACTTCTCTCAGCCAAGTCGTTCACCTCTCCGCTGGTCCCCTCGTTCGCGACAGATCTTCCTCTTTCTCGTTCACTCACATCCTTCATTCTCGGTACAAGTCAAAATCCGACTTGGCCGATTACTCTGCACACCCCGACCACGTCAGCGTCGTGAAGGAGTACGTGTTACCGGTGGTTGATGACATCATGGCCGTTGATTGGATTCCGACTGATTTCTCTGGCCCAATTGAGGTCGCGCCTGGTTCGGCGTTGAGAGTGACGTTTCTTAAATTGAAGGAGAATTTGGGGGAAAGTGAGAAATCACAAGTTTTGAGTGCGATTGGGGGAATTAAAGAGAAATTCCCTGGGATTGAACAGTTGACTGTTGGGGAGAATTTTTCTCCGGGTAGGGCGAAAGGTTTTTCGATTGCTTCCATTGCGGTTTTCAAGGGAGTGAATGAATTGGAAGCTCTGGAGGCTCAAACTGAGCTGGCGAATGAGCAGAAAGAAAAGGTTAGAGATTTTTTGGATGGTGTTGTTGTGGTGGATTATGCTGTTCCTCCTACTCAATCAGCTAGCCTTTGA
- the LOC104092838 gene encoding F-box protein At5g49610-like — MASTSSSSSTLPSDIIFEILTRTSLKTLDTCKSVNKQWHNLISESSFMPQFCEKSHNISGYFVQSLSRSKHVTEFVSLNGCSGKTPLYLPMETIKPKDKIFNYDCDIKIEASSKQGILCCLRRIKHKYRYYVCKPSTKQWVKLPNPKMRYSTVKLALIVLKSNPLNFKIIRLSSTRTVYHHYINLGLDYYRSEVFDSEAWEWRKRKDILFPQEIYVDMFTPTVNASGLVYFKLGDDLVMALNYNGEEAFPRFSLPKPAMEYKNYGYNQLVEYNGKLGFTCLSPKGMELWIFENGNQSWELKKEVEIETLKKVTKYPRLVGFYNADIALMIDYYEVIFYKLQDKSFNKVKLNKCRNNIQEIFPFRSDLEPLDLRMQDAKKTIPDIAEPIGPAVPIEIPGIQETLAHILTACTGLAQVVSAQAAHATSQGGGGTHTPVFRTPDQVVQEIHIPGALPAQPVAAA; from the exons ATGGcttctacttcttcttcttcttctacactTCCTTCAGATATAATTTTCGAGATATTAACTCGAACTTCGTTAAAAACATTAGATACATGCAAGTCCGTCAACAAGCAGTGGCACAATTTGATTTCTGAATCAAGTTTCATGCCACAGTTTTGCGAGAAAAGTCATAATATTTCAGGGTATTTTGTTCAGTCTTTGTCCAGAAGCAAGCACGTAACCGAGTTCGTATCACTGAATGGATGTTCGGGAAAAACTCCATTGTATCTTCCAATGGAAACTATAAAACCGAAAGATAAAATTTTCAACTACGACTGTGACATTAAGATTGAAGCTTCTTCAAAACAAGGAATATTATGTTGTCTTAGAAGAATAAAGCACAAGTATAGGTACTATGTGTGTAAACCTAGTACCAAGCAATGGGTGAAACTTCCTAATCCTAAGATGCGTTATTCTACTGTCAAACTAGCTCTCATTGTGCTGAAATCAAACCCATTGAACTTCAAGATAATTAGGTTATCGTCGACTCGTACTGTTTATCATCATTATATCAATCTGGGACTTGATTACTATCGTAGCGAAGTTTTTGATTCGGAAGCTTGGGAGTGGAGGAAAAGAAAAGATATATTGTTCCCTCAAGAAATTTATGTTGACATGTTCACTCCAACAGTAAATGCAAGTGGTTTGGTTTACTTTAAATTAGGAGATGATTTAGTTATGGCTCTGAATTATAATGGAGAAGAAGCTTTTCCAAGATTTTCACTTCCAAAACCTGCAATGGAGTACAAAAATTATGGATATAATCAACTTGTGGAGTATAATGGGAAGTTGGGGTTTACTTGTTTGTCTCCAAAAGGGATGGAGCTTTGGATTTTTGAGAATGGAAACCAAAGTTGGGAGTTGAAAAAGGAAGTTGAGATTGAAACTTtaaagaaagtcacaaaatatccAAGGCTAGTTGGGTTTTATAATGCGGACATTGCTTTGATGATTGATTATTATGAAGTTATTTTCTATAAGTTGCAGGATAAGAGTTTTAACAAAGTGAAATTGAATAAATGTCGTAATAATATTCAAGAAATTTTCCCTTTCCGATCAGATTTGGAGCCACTTGATTTAAGGATGCAAGACGCCAAGAAAACT attccagatatagctgagccaataggaccagctgtgcccattgagattccaggcattcaggagactttggcccacaTATTGACAGCTTGCACTGgacttgctcaggtggtttcagctcaggcCGCACATGCCACTTCTCAGGGCGGGGGAGGAACTCATACCCCTGTTTTCCGTACTCCAGACCAAGTAGTACAGGAAATTCATATACCGGGagcactaccagcccaaccggtaGCAGCTGCTTAG
- the LOC104092832 gene encoding cytochrome P450 72A15-like, translated as MANLVFISLFMFPLLILSYFLLKFCYSILLKPKLLEKRLKQQGFKGTHYKLLLGDLKYVGKQMDEAWSKPIGLTHDIAPRVDPFTHYMVEKYGKISLSWLGTSPRLIIMDPTLIKEVLLNKQGHFHLPPLNPLILILTKGLTTLHGEKWAMHRKIINPAFHLEKLKGMIPTIAESCACMIEKWMNSISHEGTSEIDIWPAFQDLTGDIISRTAFGSSYEDGKKILELQKELQQLVIEAMGMLYIPGFRFVPTKKNRRRKELDRRITSMLKRIVDTKDNMISTGQTRGDDLLGLLLQTNRENNSLNNSHMTMEDIIEECKQFYLAGHETTASLLTWTLIVLAIHQDWQEKARQEVLHVCREKNPDAEAISHLRIVTMILNEVLRLYPPVIALYKRAYKDCRIGDLSIPEGMDLTLPIMLINRDTELWGDDAEEFKPERFAEGISNACKDQTQMAFMPFGWGPRTCIGQNFAMIEAKVALSMILKQFSFKLSPTYAHAPYTVMTLQPQHGAQIMFHRLN; from the exons ATGGCAAATCTCGTATTCATTTCTCTATTTATGTTTCCTTTGCTTATATTAAGCTATTTTCTTCTGAAATTTTGCTACTCCATCCTGTTAAAACCAAAGTTGCTGGAGAAGCGCTTGAAACAGCAAGGATTCAAAGGCACTCATTACAAGTTGTTACTTGGAGACCTCAAATATGTTGGCAAGCAAATGGATGAAGCTTGGTCCAAGCCAATTGGCTTAACCCACGATATTGCGCCACGTGTTGATCCATTCACGCATTATATGGTCGAAAAATATG GGAAGATATCTCTTAGTTGGCTTGGGACATCACCAAGATTGATCATCATGGATCCAACATTGATAAAAGAAGTGCTCTTAAACAAGCAAGGTCACTTCCATTTACCACCATTGAACCCTCTTATTCTGATTCTAACTAAAGGATTGACAACTCTACATGGTGAAAAATGGGCTATGCACAGAAAGATAATCAACCCTGCTTTCCACTTGGAAAAATTGAAG GGCATGATCCCAACAATTGCAGAAAGCTGTGCATGTATGATAGAGAAGTGGATGAACTCAATTAGCCATGAGGGAACTTCAGAAATAGATATTTGGCCTGCATTTCAAGATCTTACTGGTGATATCATTTCAAGAACAGCATTTGGAAGTAGCTATGAAGATGGAAAGAAGATCCTAGAACTTCAAAAAGAACTGCAACAACTTGTCATAGAAGCCATGGGAATGTTATATATTCCCGGTTTTAG ATTTGTTCCAACAAAGAAGAATCGCAGAAGAAAGGAACTGGACAGAAGGATCACTTCAATGCTTAAAAGAATCGTCGACACAAAGGATAACATGATCAGCACTGGACAAACCAGGGGAGATGACTTACTTGGTTTGCTCTTGCAAACTAACAGAGAGAACAATTCACTAAATAATAGCCATATGACAATGGAGGACATAATAGAAGAATGCAAACAATTTTACCTTGCTGGTCATGAAACAACAGCAAGCTTATTGACATGGACTCTTATTGTCTTGGCTATACACCAGGATTGGCAAGAAAAGGCAAGGCAAGAAGTTTTACATGTATGTAGGGAGAAGAATCCTGATGCTgaagcaataagccacctcagaatT GTAACAATGATACTCAATGAAGTTCTCAGGCTATATCCGCCAGTGATTGCTCTATATAAACGTGCTTACAAGGACTGTAGAATAGGAGATCTCTCAATTCCAGAAGGGATGGATCTGACACTACCTATAATGCTAATTAACCGCGATACTGAGCTATGGGGAGACGATGCAGAAGAATTTAAACCAGAGAGGTTCGCGGAAGGAATTTCAAATGCTTGCAAAGATCAAACACAGATGGCATTCATGCCATTTGGATGGGGACCAAGGACTTGTATTGGCCAAAATTTTGCAATGATAGAAGCAAAGGTTGCACTCTCTATGATACTAAAGCAATTCTCCTTCAAGCTCTCACCAACTTATGCCCATGCTCCTTATACTGTTATGACTCTTCAACCCCAACATGGAGCTCAGATCATGTTTCACCGGCTTAATTAG